A single region of the Halopiger xanaduensis SH-6 genome encodes:
- a CDS encoding NUDIX domain-containing protein, with translation MVSRPPAYCPYCGDGLETIALDGRERKRCPGCGEVIWHNPVPCAGVAVVDRTGPEPAVLCVERGVPPGVGEWTIPGGHVETGEEPHVGAARELEEETGISVDPDTLTVFDAAALPPRADKHVVMTYYVVDRAETTGEPRAGSDAADARFWTPSEFDAADERF, from the coding sequence ATGGTTAGTCGGCCACCCGCGTACTGTCCATACTGCGGCGACGGACTCGAGACGATCGCGCTCGACGGCCGCGAGCGCAAGCGCTGTCCGGGCTGCGGCGAGGTGATCTGGCACAACCCGGTCCCCTGCGCGGGCGTCGCAGTCGTCGACCGCACGGGACCCGAACCGGCCGTTCTCTGCGTCGAGCGCGGCGTCCCGCCCGGCGTCGGCGAGTGGACGATCCCCGGCGGCCACGTCGAAACCGGCGAGGAACCCCACGTCGGGGCCGCCCGCGAACTCGAGGAGGAGACGGGGATTTCGGTCGACCCCGACACGCTCACGGTGTTCGACGCGGCGGCGCTGCCCCCGCGGGCGGACAAACACGTCGTGATGACCTACTACGTCGTCGACCGCGCCGAAACGACGGGTGAACCCCGGGCCGGCAGCGACGCGGCCGACGCGCGGTTCTGGACGCCGTCGGAATTCGACGCCGCGGACGAGCGGTTCTGA
- a CDS encoding MBL fold metallo-hydrolase gives MVTTLSADRLAELQDEGADFVLVDTRPADSYDSWHVPGAVHFPFGPEEELEGAEDRDGDVDEDDRLEDFQETVGDAERVITICAKGISSGNLATQLESATDEYDVHTVDGGMKGWSGVYDAVEVDVGDPGLTVVQVQRRATGCLGYVVGCAETGEAVVVDPTDDVDEFEVAAEEAGLTIVGVIDTHVHADHISGGRDLADSLDVPYYLGARADERGVEYEYTPLERNEVLAVGDRELKALFAPGHTSEMVALLVDDAAVLTADTLHVASTGRTELEFSEGSEAPRASNDSSGETAREGEEGAKMLYETLHRTILAEPEGIAVLPGHVAVTDGGEFDHGSPGEPIATTIRDARAEIDLLGLAEDAFVERMADAGEKPSNYEAIIDINRGRTDAPPEDRTELELGPNHCSA, from the coding sequence ATGGTCACCACGCTCTCCGCCGACCGCCTCGCGGAACTGCAGGACGAGGGCGCCGACTTCGTCCTCGTCGATACGCGCCCCGCGGACAGCTACGACTCGTGGCACGTGCCGGGCGCGGTCCACTTTCCGTTCGGCCCGGAGGAGGAACTCGAGGGCGCCGAGGATCGGGACGGAGATGTGGACGAAGACGACCGACTCGAGGACTTTCAGGAGACCGTCGGCGACGCCGAGCGCGTGATCACCATCTGCGCGAAGGGTATCTCCTCGGGCAACCTGGCAACGCAACTCGAGTCGGCGACCGACGAGTACGACGTCCACACCGTCGACGGCGGGATGAAGGGCTGGAGCGGCGTCTACGACGCCGTCGAGGTCGACGTCGGCGATCCGGGGCTGACGGTCGTCCAGGTCCAGCGCCGCGCGACGGGCTGTCTCGGCTACGTCGTCGGCTGCGCGGAAACGGGCGAGGCCGTCGTCGTGGATCCGACCGACGACGTCGACGAGTTCGAGGTCGCGGCCGAGGAAGCCGGGCTCACGATCGTCGGCGTCATCGACACGCACGTCCACGCCGATCACATTTCCGGAGGGCGCGACCTCGCCGACAGCCTCGACGTACCCTACTACCTCGGCGCCCGAGCCGACGAGCGCGGCGTCGAGTACGAGTACACGCCCCTCGAGCGCAACGAGGTGCTCGCGGTCGGCGACCGCGAACTGAAGGCGCTGTTCGCGCCGGGCCACACCAGCGAGATGGTCGCCCTGTTAGTCGACGACGCCGCCGTGTTGACCGCGGATACGCTGCACGTCGCCTCGACCGGGCGGACGGAGCTCGAGTTCAGCGAGGGCAGCGAGGCGCCACGCGCCTCGAACGACTCGAGCGGTGAAACCGCGAGAGAGGGTGAGGAAGGAGCTAAAATGCTATACGAGACGCTCCACCGAACGATCCTCGCCGAACCAGAGGGGATCGCCGTACTGCCGGGGCACGTCGCAGTCACCGATGGCGGCGAGTTCGACCACGGGTCGCCCGGCGAGCCGATCGCGACGACCATCCGCGACGCGCGGGCCGAGATCGACCTGCTCGGTCTCGCAGAAGACGCGTTCGTCGAGCGGATGGCCGACGCCGGCGAGAAACCCTCGAACTACGAGGCGATCATCGACATCAATCGCGGTCGAACGGACGCGCCGCCAGAGGACCGCACCGAACTCGAGTTGGGGCCGAACCACTGCTCGGCGTGA
- a CDS encoding succinylglutamate desuccinylase/aspartoacylase family protein has translation MTTTLGTASADPGEIDTGRLEVGETRDGSSFGLPVAVVNGASPGKTLYMQAVSDGDELNGIGVIQRVVPRLDPAEISGTILIVGIVNYHAFQVAEHRNPIDDTKMNRAYPGNENGTSSERIAAATFDVATRADIILDLHQGSTSRMIDEVRVRCGKRHRLYEDCLELAKAFGCGYVLDQKGPDGQLARAAPDEGIPTIDPELGGTVGWDETSIRKGVEGVFNVLRYYDFLAESHDLERQTRANGFEQYGAPNGGLVDFEKDLGDRVARGETLFEVTTAFGETKATVTADSDGILWRTRRLPQVASGEYVCSVGTDIDSY, from the coding sequence ATGACGACGACGCTCGGAACGGCGAGCGCGGACCCCGGCGAGATCGATACGGGCCGGCTCGAGGTTGGCGAAACCCGAGACGGCAGTTCCTTCGGTCTCCCCGTCGCCGTGGTCAACGGCGCCTCGCCGGGCAAGACGCTCTACATGCAGGCGGTCAGCGACGGCGACGAACTCAACGGGATCGGGGTCATCCAGCGCGTCGTTCCGCGACTCGATCCCGCCGAGATTTCCGGGACGATCCTGATCGTCGGGATCGTCAACTACCACGCGTTCCAGGTCGCCGAGCACCGGAACCCGATCGACGACACGAAGATGAACCGCGCGTACCCGGGCAACGAGAACGGCACCTCGAGCGAGCGGATCGCCGCCGCAACGTTCGACGTCGCGACCCGCGCGGACATCATTCTGGATCTCCACCAGGGTTCGACCAGCCGGATGATCGACGAGGTGCGCGTCCGCTGCGGCAAGCGCCACCGCCTCTACGAGGACTGTCTCGAACTCGCGAAGGCCTTCGGCTGCGGCTACGTCCTCGACCAGAAGGGGCCGGACGGCCAACTCGCCCGGGCCGCCCCCGACGAGGGGATTCCGACGATCGACCCCGAACTCGGCGGCACCGTCGGCTGGGACGAGACGAGCATTCGGAAGGGCGTCGAGGGCGTCTTCAACGTGCTCCGGTACTACGACTTCCTCGCGGAGAGTCACGACCTCGAGCGCCAGACCCGCGCCAACGGCTTCGAACAGTACGGCGCCCCGAACGGCGGCCTCGTCGATTTCGAGAAGGACCTGGGCGATCGGGTCGCTCGCGGCGAAACCCTGTTCGAGGTGACGACGGCCTTCGGCGAGACGAAAGCGACGGTGACGGCCGACAGCGACGGGATCCTCTGGCGCACCCGACGACTGCCGCAGGTCGCCTCCGGCGAGTACGTCTGCTCGGTCGGGACCGACATCGACTCCTACTGA
- the udk gene encoding uridine kinase, producing the protein MSIPSFVIGIAGGTGAGKTTVARTVADTVGEAVTRIPLDNYYEDLSHLEFEERKEVNYDHPDAFEWELLQEHLNQLLMGQPVEMPQYDFEIHNRKDERVTVEPTDVIVLEGIFSLYDEEILEMLDLRVYVMTDADVRILRRIERDVVDRGRDLEGVMEQYLETVKPMHEQFVEPTKKNADVIIPEGANQMAVDLLIEKIEAERTDAPGAGGAGGAAGATEAEPDPEADRERELPFPEPSTD; encoded by the coding sequence ATGAGTATCCCGTCGTTCGTCATCGGGATCGCCGGGGGGACGGGAGCCGGGAAGACGACGGTCGCGCGGACCGTCGCGGACACCGTCGGCGAGGCCGTGACCCGAATTCCGCTGGACAACTACTACGAAGACCTCTCGCACCTCGAGTTCGAGGAGCGCAAGGAGGTCAACTACGACCACCCCGACGCGTTCGAGTGGGAACTACTCCAGGAGCACCTGAACCAGTTGCTCATGGGCCAGCCGGTCGAGATGCCCCAGTACGACTTCGAGATCCACAACCGCAAGGACGAGCGCGTCACCGTCGAGCCGACGGACGTGATCGTCCTCGAGGGGATCTTCTCGCTGTACGACGAGGAGATCCTCGAGATGCTGGACCTGCGCGTGTACGTCATGACCGACGCCGACGTCCGCATCCTGCGGCGCATCGAGCGCGACGTCGTCGACCGCGGGCGCGACCTCGAGGGCGTCATGGAGCAGTACTTAGAGACGGTCAAGCCGATGCACGAGCAGTTCGTCGAACCGACGAAGAAGAACGCGGACGTGATCATCCCGGAGGGCGCGAACCAGATGGCGGTCGATCTCCTGATCGAGAAGATCGAAGCGGAGCGCACCGACGCGCCGGGAGCGGGCGGGGCCGGCGGCGCGGCCGGTGCGACCGAAGCGGAGCCGGATCCCGAAGCCGACCGCGAGCGCGAGCTTCCCTTTCCGGAGCCGTCGACCGACTGA
- a CDS encoding nuclear transport factor 2 family protein, whose protein sequence is MDSDPDAERDSSANAATNASALVRRYYDALDDHDYDALEAVLAPDFVQRRPDRTFDDRASFVEFMREGRPNPNTTHEVIDIVADEGTVAARGRVLEAATDAGDDRVLFEFADFFAIADDRIVALETYGR, encoded by the coding sequence ATGGATTCGGACCCGGACGCGGAGCGCGACTCGAGTGCGAACGCGGCGACGAACGCGAGCGCTCTCGTCCGCCGCTACTACGACGCCCTCGACGACCACGACTACGACGCCCTCGAGGCGGTGCTCGCACCCGATTTCGTTCAGCGACGGCCCGACCGAACGTTCGACGACCGCGCGTCGTTCGTCGAGTTCATGCGCGAGGGACGACCGAATCCGAACACGACGCACGAGGTGATCGATATCGTCGCGGACGAGGGGACCGTCGCCGCTCGCGGCCGAGTGCTCGAGGCCGCGACGGACGCCGGCGACGACCGCGTCCTGTTCGAGTTCGCCGACTTCTTCGCGATCGCGGACGATCGAATCGTCGCACTCGAGACGTACGGGCGGTGA
- a CDS encoding pyridoxal-phosphate dependent enzyme, whose amino-acid sequence MPADLSCPDCGRTYEAGPDEPWRCACGHALEFADQPLPQGDPLPLSQLDTSRGLWTFFEFLPIERHVTFHEGFTPLVDAPESEWNAQFKLEYVFPTGSFKDRGATTTLSRAVELGVEKVIEDSSGNAGAAIATYAARAGLEADIYVPADVKQSKLMTIQRADARPVRIEGTRQDVTDACIEAVEGDTADVAGAPHQSGRGWYASHAWNPAFYAGTMTIAFEIAAQRDWTVPDALVLPIGHGTLFLGAYRGFSLLQDAGITDEMPRLLGAQATGYTPIVDALADEGIGLETDGDDTASDGEPGSAIADGIQIADPARQDEILEAIRETDGDAIALGADPIEATLDRLHRNGFYVEPTSAAAPAALEQYREAGVLESDDEVVVPLTGSGLKTL is encoded by the coding sequence ATGCCCGCCGATCTCTCCTGTCCCGACTGCGGTCGCACGTACGAGGCCGGCCCCGACGAACCGTGGCGCTGCGCCTGCGGCCACGCCCTCGAGTTCGCAGACCAGCCCCTTCCGCAGGGCGATCCGCTCCCCCTCTCGCAACTGGACACCAGCCGCGGCCTGTGGACCTTCTTCGAATTCCTCCCGATCGAACGGCACGTCACCTTCCACGAGGGCTTCACGCCGCTGGTCGACGCGCCCGAATCCGAGTGGAACGCCCAGTTCAAACTCGAGTACGTCTTCCCGACGGGCTCCTTCAAGGATCGAGGCGCGACGACGACCCTCTCGCGGGCGGTCGAACTCGGCGTCGAGAAGGTCATCGAGGACTCCTCGGGCAACGCCGGCGCCGCGATCGCGACCTACGCGGCCCGCGCGGGTCTCGAGGCGGACATCTACGTCCCCGCCGACGTCAAGCAGTCGAAGCTGATGACGATCCAGCGGGCCGACGCCCGGCCGGTGCGGATCGAGGGAACGCGCCAGGACGTGACCGACGCCTGCATCGAGGCGGTCGAGGGCGATACCGCGGACGTCGCCGGCGCACCGCACCAGTCCGGCCGGGGCTGGTACGCCAGCCACGCCTGGAACCCGGCCTTCTACGCGGGCACGATGACGATCGCGTTCGAGATCGCCGCCCAGCGCGACTGGACCGTCCCCGACGCGCTCGTCCTCCCGATCGGCCACGGCACGCTCTTCCTCGGCGCGTACCGGGGCTTTTCGCTGCTTCAGGATGCCGGCATCACCGACGAGATGCCCCGACTGCTCGGCGCGCAGGCCACCGGCTACACCCCGATCGTCGACGCGCTCGCGGACGAAGGGATCGGCCTCGAGACGGACGGCGACGACACAGCCAGCGACGGCGAACCCGGCAGCGCGATCGCCGACGGCATCCAGATCGCCGACCCCGCCCGGCAGGACGAGATCCTCGAGGCGATCCGCGAGACCGACGGCGACGCGATCGCGCTCGGGGCGGATCCGATCGAGGCGACGCTGGATCGGCTCCACCGCAACGGCTTCTACGTCGAGCCGACGAGCGCGGCTGCCCCTGCTGCCCTCGAGCAGTACCGGGAGGCGGGCGTCCTCGAGAGCGACGACGAGGTCGTCGTGCCGCTGACCGGGAGCGGGCTGAAGACGCTGTGA
- the minD gene encoding MinD/ParA family ATP-binding protein has protein sequence MSQETVYAIASGKGGVGKTTTTVNIGTALAQAGKRVAVVDVDLGMANLAGFVSLNPDSTTLHDVLAGDAEIEDATYRLADNIVAVPSGTGLDEYAEASPEGLGDVVAELRAAYDYVFLDVGAGISHETVLPLGLADSVLVVSTPEPAAVQDSKKTIELTARAGGEVAGLVVTRTHPHSDISYEEIASRLEIPLLGTIPEDSAARESVYAGTPLVVYEPEGPAAIAYRTLAADLAGIELSAPSSDAAPDKTEAESTPDSKATAATGAAETEASSATDAVSSDDSSADDDGREAAPDDVSSAITEAESDN, from the coding sequence ATGTCTCAGGAGACGGTCTACGCCATCGCGAGTGGGAAGGGCGGCGTCGGGAAGACGACGACGACGGTAAACATCGGCACGGCGCTCGCGCAGGCGGGCAAGCGCGTCGCCGTCGTCGACGTCGATCTCGGCATGGCGAACCTCGCCGGGTTCGTGAGTCTCAACCCGGATTCGACGACGCTGCACGACGTGCTGGCAGGGGACGCCGAAATCGAGGACGCCACGTATCGACTGGCAGATAACATCGTCGCGGTCCCGAGCGGGACCGGTCTGGACGAGTACGCCGAGGCCTCGCCGGAGGGGCTGGGCGACGTCGTCGCGGAGCTGCGGGCGGCCTACGACTACGTCTTCCTCGACGTCGGGGCCGGGATCAGCCACGAGACCGTTCTCCCGCTCGGGCTGGCCGACTCCGTGCTCGTCGTCTCGACGCCCGAGCCGGCCGCCGTGCAGGACTCGAAGAAGACGATCGAACTCACGGCGCGCGCCGGCGGCGAGGTCGCCGGGCTCGTCGTCACGCGTACGCACCCCCACAGCGACATCTCCTACGAGGAGATCGCCTCGCGCCTCGAGATCCCGCTGCTGGGGACGATTCCCGAGGACAGCGCGGCCCGCGAGAGCGTCTACGCCGGCACGCCGCTGGTCGTCTACGAACCCGAGGGGCCGGCAGCGATCGCCTACCGGACGCTCGCGGCGGATCTGGCGGGGATCGAGCTGTCGGCGCCGTCGTCCGACGCTGCGCCTGACAAGACCGAGGCCGAATCCACTCCCGACTCCAAAGCGACGGCCGCGACGGGCGCTGCGGAGACCGAAGCGAGTTCAGCTACTGACGCGGTTTCTTCGGACGACTCGAGCGCCGACGACGACGGTCGGGAGGCCGCACCCGACGACGTCTCGAGCGCGATCACCGAGGCCGAATCCGATAACTGA
- a CDS encoding aldehyde dehydrogenase family protein, with protein sequence MTPELSIEADWNSLYIDGEWTPSESDEEIAVEDPSTREEVARVPAATEGDVEAAYEAAADAQKEWQEAPPIEREQVAQQFAQLLGEYEDEITDLLAHEAGGGPIMGETSVSIASDQAAEAATFPRRMKGEQISSNVPGKENFVRREPQGVITVISPWNFPLNLSGRAIAPALATGNAVVLKPASNTPITGGLLMAKLYEEAGLPDGLLNVVTGHGSEIGDAVVGHAESDLVAFTGSTPVGRGVASTAGENLSELALELGGNNAHIVTADADLEAAVDSAVFGSFVHQGQVCISINRHLVHEDVYDEYVDRLTERAESLPTGSAHEEDTVVAPIIDESQRDEMLEYVEETIDQGATLETGGETVPMDGVEDSLLVAPTVISDATNDMAAACNEHFGPIAPVIPFSDIDEAIEMHDATQYGLSGSVHAGDIGTGMQIAERMDTGNVHVNDQPINDEAHVTFSGTKASGVGTYNSTDIMDEVTEKKWISVQHEKREYPF encoded by the coding sequence GTGACACCGGAGCTCTCGATCGAGGCCGACTGGAACAGTCTTTACATCGACGGCGAGTGGACGCCGTCCGAAAGCGACGAGGAGATCGCCGTCGAGGATCCGTCGACGCGCGAGGAGGTCGCGCGCGTTCCCGCGGCGACCGAGGGTGACGTCGAGGCCGCCTACGAGGCCGCCGCGGACGCCCAGAAGGAGTGGCAGGAGGCCCCGCCGATCGAACGCGAGCAGGTCGCCCAGCAGTTTGCGCAGTTGCTGGGAGAGTACGAGGACGAAATCACGGACTTGTTAGCCCACGAGGCGGGCGGCGGGCCGATCATGGGCGAGACGTCCGTCAGCATCGCCTCGGACCAGGCCGCGGAGGCGGCCACGTTCCCGCGCCGGATGAAAGGCGAGCAGATTTCATCGAACGTGCCGGGCAAGGAGAACTTCGTTCGACGCGAACCGCAGGGCGTCATTACGGTTATTTCGCCGTGGAACTTCCCCCTGAACCTCTCCGGGCGCGCGATCGCACCCGCGCTCGCGACCGGGAACGCCGTCGTCCTCAAACCGGCGTCGAACACGCCGATCACGGGCGGGCTCCTCATGGCGAAACTGTACGAGGAGGCCGGGCTGCCGGACGGCTTGCTCAACGTCGTCACCGGTCACGGGTCCGAGATCGGCGACGCCGTCGTCGGCCACGCCGAGAGCGATCTCGTCGCCTTCACCGGCTCGACGCCGGTCGGCCGCGGCGTCGCGTCTACGGCGGGCGAGAACCTCTCCGAGCTGGCGCTGGAACTGGGCGGCAACAACGCCCACATCGTCACCGCCGACGCCGACCTCGAGGCGGCGGTCGACTCCGCGGTCTTCGGCTCGTTCGTCCACCAGGGCCAGGTCTGCATCTCGATCAATCGCCACCTCGTCCACGAGGACGTCTACGACGAGTACGTCGACCGGCTGACCGAGCGCGCCGAGTCCCTGCCGACCGGCAGCGCCCACGAGGAGGACACCGTCGTTGCCCCCATCATCGACGAGTCCCAGCGCGACGAGATGCTCGAGTACGTCGAGGAAACGATCGACCAAGGAGCGACCCTCGAGACGGGCGGCGAGACGGTGCCGATGGACGGCGTGGAGGACTCGCTGCTGGTGGCGCCGACGGTCATCTCGGACGCGACCAACGATATGGCCGCGGCCTGTAACGAACACTTCGGCCCCATCGCGCCGGTCATCCCGTTCTCCGACATCGACGAGGCGATCGAGATGCACGACGCGACCCAGTACGGCCTCTCGGGCTCGGTCCACGCGGGCGATATCGGCACGGGGATGCAGATCGCCGAGCGGATGGACACCGGAAACGTCCACGTCAACGACCAGCCGATCAACGACGAGGCCCACGTCACCTTCAGCGGGACGAAGGCCTCCGGCGTCGGCACCTACAACAGCACCGACATCATGGACGAGGTCACCGAGAAGAAGTGGATCTCGGTGCAACACGAGAAGCGAGAGTACCCGTTCTGA
- the argS gene encoding arginine--tRNA ligase, protein MFLSLRDEVEDALEGALSALEFPTDDLGLEEPPEDVESVLASSVAFRLAGEAGQAPPQVAARIADEIDVGDLTYVAAVQTQGPYLNFLPSDAYLAETLETATDESYGALEDREESVVVEHTSANPTGPVHVGRARNPIIGDAVANLLDYAGYDVERHYYVNDAGRQMAVFTWAYETFDEDDLEDDPERDRIEYDLVRYYRAGNAFLENGPEDEVEEAEAEIESIMQGLEEGDDETYERVSEVVDQVLSGMKACLARLPAEFDEFVKETRFMRNGDTDDLVARLKELDEAVYEEDAWQLELDEHGIDKNLVFLRSDDTSLYATRDLAHHEWKFDNYDRAVTVLGEDHKLQARQLTTTLELLDNDTDQLEQVLYSYVNLPEGKMSTRRGTGVDLDDLLDEAIDRARQEVEDRLDDRIRDDDLDEDDIERIAHQVGIGAVRYDIVSKQPTKAITFEWDRALDFEAQSAPYVQYVHARTCGILEEAGLDPEADIADQDLDLESLDADLLETEAERDLLETIARFPAVVDEAADDLEPHRIATYTREFADRFNAFYRECPVLADDVDPAVRDARLALVAASKHTIANSLEILGVEAPRSM, encoded by the coding sequence ATGTTCCTCTCCCTACGCGACGAGGTCGAGGACGCCCTCGAGGGGGCGCTCTCGGCGCTCGAGTTTCCCACCGACGATCTCGGGCTCGAAGAACCGCCGGAAGACGTCGAGAGCGTGCTCGCCTCGAGCGTCGCCTTCCGACTCGCCGGCGAGGCCGGGCAGGCGCCGCCCCAGGTCGCCGCCCGGATCGCCGACGAGATCGACGTCGGCGACCTGACCTACGTTGCCGCGGTCCAGACGCAGGGGCCGTACCTCAACTTCCTGCCCAGCGACGCCTACCTCGCGGAGACGCTCGAGACGGCCACCGACGAGTCATACGGCGCGCTCGAAGACCGCGAGGAGTCGGTCGTCGTCGAACACACGAGCGCCAACCCGACCGGCCCGGTCCACGTCGGCCGCGCGCGCAATCCGATCATCGGCGACGCCGTCGCGAACCTGCTCGACTACGCCGGCTACGACGTCGAACGCCACTACTACGTCAACGACGCGGGCCGGCAGATGGCCGTCTTCACGTGGGCCTACGAGACCTTCGACGAGGACGACCTCGAGGACGATCCCGAGCGCGACCGCATCGAGTACGACCTCGTGCGCTACTACCGCGCGGGCAACGCGTTCCTCGAGAACGGCCCCGAAGACGAGGTCGAAGAAGCCGAGGCCGAGATCGAGTCGATCATGCAGGGGCTCGAGGAAGGCGACGACGAGACCTACGAGCGGGTCAGCGAGGTCGTCGACCAGGTGCTCTCGGGGATGAAAGCCTGCCTCGCGCGCCTGCCCGCCGAATTCGACGAGTTCGTCAAGGAGACCCGGTTCATGCGCAACGGCGACACCGACGACCTCGTCGCCCGCCTCAAGGAACTCGACGAGGCCGTCTACGAGGAGGACGCCTGGCAACTCGAGCTCGACGAGCACGGCATCGACAAGAACCTCGTCTTCCTGCGCTCCGACGACACCTCGCTCTACGCGACCCGCGACCTGGCCCACCACGAGTGGAAGTTCGATAACTACGACCGCGCGGTGACGGTGCTGGGCGAGGACCACAAGCTCCAGGCCCGCCAGCTGACCACGACCCTCGAGCTGCTGGACAACGACACCGACCAGCTCGAGCAGGTGCTCTACTCCTACGTCAACCTCCCCGAGGGGAAGATGTCGACGCGCCGGGGCACCGGCGTCGACTTAGACGACCTGCTCGACGAGGCGATCGACCGCGCGCGCCAGGAGGTCGAGGACCGGCTGGACGACCGCATCCGCGACGACGACCTCGACGAGGACGACATCGAGCGCATCGCCCACCAGGTCGGCATCGGTGCGGTCCGCTACGACATCGTCTCGAAGCAGCCGACGAAGGCGATCACCTTCGAGTGGGATCGCGCGCTGGACTTCGAGGCCCAGTCCGCGCCCTATGTCCAGTACGTCCACGCGCGCACCTGCGGCATCCTCGAAGAGGCGGGACTCGACCCTGAGGCCGACATCGCCGATCAGGACCTCGACCTCGAGTCGCTCGACGCCGACCTGCTCGAGACCGAGGCCGAGCGCGACCTCCTCGAGACGATCGCGCGCTTCCCGGCGGTCGTCGACGAGGCCGCGGACGACCTCGAACCGCACCGGATCGCGACCTACACCCGCGAGTTCGCGGACCGGTTCAACGCCTTCTACCGCGAGTGTCCGGTGCTCGCCGACGACGTCGACCCCGCGGTCAGGGACGCGCGACTCGCGCTCGTGGCCGCCTCGAAGCACACGATCGCCAACTCGCTCGAGATCCTGGGCGTCGAGGCGCCGCGGTCGATGTAG